From Candidatus Bathyarchaeia archaeon:
CCTGGAAGTTAAACTTGAAGCCGTAAAATCCGACGAAGCTGGAACAGTGACGGAGGCAGCCTTCAATATTCTGGTGAAGACTGACGCTCCAGAGGAGACTGTCCAGAGAATCTTTAAGTCAACGGTGGAAAACTGCCCGGTTGGCAAGCTCTTCGAAAAGGCTGGCGTCAAAGTCAGCTACAACATCAAAATGGAAAAATAAGGGCGAGTGGTGTATTTTGGTAAAGTGGGAATGTTTTATTTGCGGGTACATCTACGATCCAGCAGTTGGAGATCCGGAGCACGGCTTAAAACCTGGAACGCCCTTTGAGGCTTTACCCGAAAACTGGATCTGCCCAATTTGCGGGGCGCCAAAAGACCAATTTGTCAAGAAAGAGTAGTTTGGTGGAGGTGTTGTTTTGGAGCAGGCTAAACTGTATGTTTTGCCGCCGTTGCCTTACAGCTATGGAGATTTGCAGCCCTACATGTCTGAGGAGCAGCTGCGAATACATCATGCCAAACACCATCAAGCTTACGTTAACGGAGCGAACGCCATCCTCCAAAGATTGGATAAAACCCGCAAAGAAA
This genomic window contains:
- a CDS encoding rubredoxin — its product is MVKWECFICGYIYDPAVGDPEHGLKPGTPFEALPENWICPICGAPKDQFVKKE